The following proteins come from a genomic window of Bactrocera tryoni isolate S06 chromosome 1, CSIRO_BtryS06_freeze2, whole genome shotgun sequence:
- the LOC120769061 gene encoding uncharacterized protein LOC120769061, whose protein sequence is MLMKKLPAYRPQCCITPLAVAAEHMCFFPELRSQYSKLLERYQCMVTKNKRIWALAEPRRQTGKYLTPCFCPEIGNRKVEIVRDDMPSRTRTEQLAFPPVIRLMQLKERDSFKSFSNQRKSTVNRMLRKSMLSLYSRLSNKQPPTKKEKPKKLTDAEETLRQERLKKLAKPRVDINKEEEKKEKAAKLEKLEKAKQQKIPKGYGFMVKPKGAGSALRRFKNLSKPRQYESDEPKEWVLTNNMKYYTPSDRILKISKPRMYEVFDPEEVYRVKETALNYRATQRIRELASPPVYQHKPEVKEAPFKTSPNALKAKTSQRIVELAAPKDYFDKHTRANPYKVSPNALRARITPRLRELAKPKTYML, encoded by the exons ATGCTAATGAAAAAACTGCCAGCATACAGACCGCAATGCTGTATTACTCCGTTGGCGGTGGCCGCGGAGCACATGTGCTTCTTTCCGGAGCTACGCTCACAATATTCCAAGCTGCTGGAACGCTACCAATGTATGGTAACCAAAAATAAGCGCATTTGGGCTCTTGCTGAGCCAAGACGTCAAACGGGCAAATATTTGACGCCTTGCTTTTGCCCAGAGATTGGTAATCGTAAGGTGGAGATTGTGCGGGATGATATGCCTTCCCGTACGCGGACAGAACAGCTAGCTTTTCCACCTGTGAT CCGACTTATGCAACTGAAAGAACGTGACTCCTTTAAGAGTTTCAGCAACCAACGTAAATCCACTGTGAATCGCATGTTACGTAAGAGTATGTTATCCTTGTATAGCCGCTTGTCGAACAAGCAACCTCCCACTAAAAA AGAAAAACCGAAGAAGCTCACTGACGCTGAAGAGACGCTCCGGCAGGAACGATTGAAGAAGCTTGCCAAACCACGAGTTGATATTaacaaagaagaagagaagaaggAAAAGGCAGCTAAGCTGGAAAAGCTAGAAAAAGCGAAGCAACAAAAGATACCGAAG GGTTACGGATTTATGGTTAAACCCAAGGGTGCAGGCTCGGCTCTGCGACGTTTCAAAAATTTGTCGAAACCAAGACAATACGAAAGCGATGAACCCAAAGAATGGGTGTTAACCAACAATATGAAATATTACACGCCCTCCGatcgaattttaaaaatatccaaACCGCGTATGTACGAAGTATTTGATCCAGAGGAGGTATACCGCGTGAAGGAAACGGCGCTCAACTACAgag CTACGCAACGCATTAGGGAATTGGCTTCGCCGCCTGTTTATCAGCACAAACCGGAAGTCAAAGAAGCGCCGTTCAAAACAAGTCCAAATGCATTAAAGGCAAAGACGTCGCAAAGGATAGTGGAGCTGGCGGCACCAAAGGATTACTTTGACAAGCATACCCGCGCCAATCCATATAAAGTATCACCAAATGCGCTTCGTGCTAGAATTACACCGCGTCTGAGGGAGTTGGCCAAGCCGAAGACGTACATGCTTTAG
- the LOC120769037 gene encoding kanadaptin isoform X1, which yields MDEFKVPLMPTNPSGKVEKPQEAQPNDVKVAENDKVKEIPKAPSANTPNQVCPYKVPPWSEPPPETTNYKFEVLKSGQIISEIDNLQKQAVWKFGRLAPPANDLELAHPTISRFHAILQYRPKKQHLPSDSEEDNTSADPPEGWYIYDLKSTHGTFLNKQRIPPQVFIRMRVGHMLRLGASTRSYILQGPEEDAEPESDLTVTELREQQKQKQAAAEADAIRKAAEAEERERNEGINWGMGEDADEETDLSHNPFASTNNEELFLDDPKKTLRGYFEREGLQLEYKCDEMSAGSFVCRVELPLDDAYGRPIIAEVVHKGRKKECVVQCALEACRILDRHGVLRQSNQEPLKRKVKSQADSDDDDFLDRTGDIERKKLRKSNPTTNVALTYEDLLKKDSEIVMELQRVADDIARYQETQRRLKASQSNNSEDLDHFMENLTDDVSNLDKTEIRRLRLEQQRLNVEKQKVQRLIKLAKPIDFHLNKPSETPTADSSTKRQLPMIGKRNQFSKFKIAKMVTTNKSEKANHTNLASDEEEVEEDNEISLPTNNGVAKSSSIETAASKEGQESKQEAVETEIIEASQSSECTKKLYGPAVIPITKGDKEDDVPAEMPTKPIDTKSSSAECTHTEDATEAEITRKKRRQRQRQRQKRQEIDMEELEEHESNEKYAKWVPPPNQSGDGYTELNDKYGY from the exons ATGGACGAATTCAAAGTTCCGCTTATGCCAACAAACCCGTCCGGCAAAGTGGAAAAACCTCAAGAAGCGCAACCAAACGATGTTAAAGTTGCGGAAAATGATAAAGTAAAAGAAATTCCAAAAGCGCCTAGTGCCAATACGCCAAATCAAGTTTGCCCTTACAAAGTGCCACCATGGTCTGAGCCGCCACCCGAAACTACCAactataaatttgaagttttaaaaTCGGGTCAAATAATAAGTGAAATCGATAATTTACAAAAGCAAGCAGTTTGGAAGTTTGGACGATTAGCGCCACCGGCAAACGATCTCGAATTGGCGCATCCCACGATTTCACGTTTTCATGCGATTCTTCAGTATCGCCCCAAAAAGCAACATTTACCATCTGATTCGGAGGAAGATAATACTAGTGCAGATCCACCAGAGGGTTGGTATATATATGATCTAAAGAGTACGCATGGCACATTCTTAAATAAGCAACGTATACCACCTCAGGTTTTCATACGCATGCGTGTTGGTCATATGTTACGTTTGGGTGCCAGCACAAGATCTTATATTTTACAAGGCCCGGAAGAAGATGCGGAACCAGAGTCAGATTTAACTGTAACAGAATTAcgtgaacaacaaaaacaaaaacaagctgcCGCTGAAGCTGATGCGATTCGGAAAGCGGCGGAAGCAGAAGAGCGGGAACGAAATGAGGGAATCAATTGGGGTATGGGAGAAGATGCAGATGAGGAAACTGACTTATCACATAATCCATTTGCAAGCACAAACAATGAAGAATTATTTCTCGATGATCCTAAGAAAACTCTTCGGGGCTATTTTGAACGTGAAGGGCTGCAATTAGAATATAAGTGCGATGAAATGTCTGCCGGATCGTTTGTTTGTCGCGTAGAATTACCACTGGATGATGCATATGGCCGCCCCATCATAGCTGAGGTTGTGCATAAAGGTCGCAAAAAGGAGTGTGTTGTGCAATGTGCTTTGGAAGCTTGCCGGATTCTGGACCGACACGGTGTTCTACGTCAATCAAATCAAG AACCTTTAAAGAGAAAAGTGAAATCACAAGCAGATTCTGACGATGACGATTTTCTTGACAGAACAGGTGATATTGAACGGAAAAAGTTGCGAAAATCAAATCCTACAACTAATGTCGCCTTAACATACGAAGATTTG ctaAAGAAGGATTCTGAAATAGTAATGGAACTACAACGAGTTGCCGATGATATAGCGCGTTATCAAGAAACACAACGACGTCTAAAGGCTTCTCAGTCGAATAACAGCGAAGATCTCGATCACTTTATGGAAAACTTAACCGATGACGTATCTAACCTGGATAAGACCGAAATACGAAGATTACGG TTGGAACAACAACGGCTTAATGTCGAAAAGCAAAAAGTGCAAAGATTAATAAAATTAGCTAAACCAATAGATTTCCATTTAAATAAGCCCAGCGAAACGCCGACGGCTGACTCAAGTACGAAGAGACAGCTGCCCATGATTGGAAAACGCAATCAGTTTAGTAAATTTAAGATTGCCAAGATGGTTACAACTAATAAGAGCGAAAAAGCCAATCACACAAATTTGGCTTCTGATGAAGAAGAAGTAGAGGAGGATAATGAAATCAGTTTACCAACAAATAATGGCGTAGCTAAATCTTCTTCGATAGAAACAGCTGCTTCTAAAGAAGGACAGGAAAGTAAACAAGAAGCTGTGGAAACGGAAATTATTGAAGCATCGCAATCATCAGAATGTACTAAAAAGCTCTACGGCCCCGCAGTCATCCCTATAACCAAAGGTGATAAGGAAGATGATGTGCCAGCTGAAATGCCTACGAAACCAATTGATACaaaatcatcttcagcagaATGCACCCATACAGAAGATGCTACAGAAGCGGAAATTACTAGAAAAAAGCGAAGACAGCGTCAAAGACAACGTCAAAAGCGACAAGAAATTGATATGGAAGAGCTCGAGGAGCACGAATCCAACGAGAAGTATGCCAAGTGGGTGCCGCCACCTAATCAAAGTGGTGATGGCTATACAGAATTGAATGACAAGTATGGATATTag
- the LOC120782652 gene encoding high-affinity choline transporter 1: MINIAGVVSIVLFYLLILVVGIWAGRKKAAGNDSEEEVMLAGRSIGLFVGIFTMTATWVGGGYINGTAEAIYTSGLVWCQAPFGYALSLVFGGIFFANPMRKQGYITMLDPLQDSFGERMGGLLFLPALCGEVFWAAGILAALGATLSVIIDMDHRTSVILSSCIAIFYTLFGGLYSVAYTDVIQLFCIFIGLWMCIPFAWANDHVKSLSSMEVDWMGHVEPVKQWFYIDYGLLLIFGGIPWQVYFQRVLSSKTAGRAQLLSYVAAAGCILMAIPPVLIGAIAKATAWNETEYTGPYPLTVEQTSMILPMVLQYLTPDFVSFFGLGAVSAAVMSSADSSVLSAASMFARNVYKLIFRQKASEMEIIWVMRVAIIIVGILSTIMALTIPSIYGLWSMCSDLVYVILFPQLLMVVHFKKHCNTYGSLAAYIVALFIRLSGGEAMLGLAPLIHFPGYDEETQTQLFPFRTMAMLMSLITLIGVSWWTKMMFESGKLPPNYDYFRCVVNIPEDVQRVGEPSEAGEQLSVMAGPLARSYGAATMAGKDERNGRINPALESDDDLPVAEAKRMNQQTAQAQVQKMLSKATGKGGGSASDCGGGGGVGCDVGMGLNLSGQGMAVPTAEHDNTAF; the protein is encoded by the exons ATGATTAATATCGCTGGTGTGGTGAGCATCGTGCTCTTCTATCTGCTAATTCTGGTCGTGGGCATATGGGCGGGACGTAAGAAGGCGGCCGGCAATGATTCCGAGGAGGAGGTGATGCTGGCGGGACGCTCAATTGGTCTTTTCGTAGGCATATTCACAATGACCG CAACTTGGGTGGGTGGTGGCTACATAAACGGCACGGCAGAGGCCATCTACACATCCGGTCTGGTGTGGTGTCAGGCGCCATTTGGTTATGCCTTAAGCTTGGTTTTCG GTGGCATTTTCTTTGCAAATCCCATGCGTAAGCAAGGTTACATAACCATGTTGGATCCGCTGCAGGACTCTTTTGGTGAACGCATGGGTGGTTTGCTCTTTCTGCCGGCCCTCTGTGGCGAGGTATTCTGGGCTGCTGGCATTTTAGCCGCTTTGG GCGCTACGCTGTCTGTAATCATTGACATGGACCACCGCACTTCGGTGATACTCTCCTCGTGTATTGCCATTTTCTACACGCTTTTCGGCGGCTTATATTCCGTCGCTTATACCGATGTCATACaactattttgcatatttatcgGTTTGTGGATGTGCATACCATTCGCTTGGGCCAATGATCATGTGAAGAGTTTGTCCTCAATGGAGGTGGACTGGATGGGGCACGTAGAACCGGTGAAACAATGGTTCTACATAGATTATGGACTGCTATTGATCTTCGGTGGCATCCCGTGGCAGGTGTATTTTCAGCGCGTGTTATCAAGCAAGACAGCTGGTCGCGCTCAATTGTTGTCGTATGTTGCGGCAGCTGGTTGCATCCTCATGGCAATACCGCCGGTACTCATTGGCGCCATTGCCAAAGCAACAG CATGGAATGAAACCGAATATACCGGCCCCTATCCACTAACCGTCGAGCAGACTAGCATGATATTACCTATGGTACTACAATACCTTACACCCGACTTTGTATCATTCTTTGGTCTTGGCGCCGTTTCGGCAGCTGTCATGTCCTCGGCGGATTCGTCGGTGCTCTCGGCTGCATCCATGTTTGCGCGcaatgtttacaaattaattttccgTCAAAAAGCTTCCGAGATGGAGATTATTTGGGTGATGCGTGTGGCCATAATAATCGTGGGCATACTTTCAACTATAATGGCACTTACGATTCCCTCCATTTATGGACTTTG GTCCATGTGCTCGGATTTGGTGTATGTCATTTTGTTCCCACAACTTTTGATGGTCGTGCACTTTAAAAAGCACTGTAATACTTACGGCAGCTTAGCTGCCTACATTGTGGCGCTCTTTATTCGTTTGTCGGGTGGTGAGGCAATGCTTGGTCTGGCGCCACTAATACATTTTCCCGGCTATGACGAGGAGACGCAAACCCAGTTATTCCCCTTCCGCACCATGGCCATGTTAATGAGTCTGATCACGCTGATAGGTGTTTCTTGGTGGACAAA GATGATGTTTGAATCGGGTAAACTTCCACCGAATTACGACTATTTTCGTTGTGTCGTGAATATTCCTGAAGATGTACAAAGAGTGGGAGAGCCTTCAGAAGCTGGAGAGCAG CTTTCTGTTATGGCTGGTCCATTGGCACGTTCCTATGGTGCAGCCACAATGGCTGGCAAGGATGAGCGTAACGGACGTATTAATCCGGCGCTCGAGTCCGACGATGATTTACCCGTAGCCGAGGCGAAACGTATGAATCAGCAGACAGCGCAGGCGCAGGTGCAGAAAATGTTGAGCAAGGCGACGGGTAAAGGTGGCGGCAGCGCAAGTGACTGCGGGGGCGGAGGTGGAGTCGGCTGTGATGTGGGCATGGGTCTCAATTTAAGCGGACAAGGTATGGCTGTGCCAACTGCTGAGCATGATAATACTGCCTTCTAA
- the LOC120769068 gene encoding uncharacterized protein LOC120769068, with the protein MHKVSRSSKCCPTFDHLPENISCFLPDIYKSWHRLVERHKHMFTKRKRLLKIAQHNRPIKGRFIPQCPCKYKKPIEFVRDVRIRTRTEQLALPAVRKLLLFKETVKDLFEPLRILGINRLIRLSLLSVYSRLTNIQPPQKKVPIHKWDEAEWKKHIKYLKKLAKPKKEPKQPKLPVQRMKLDKMTRFNALALPKTHEEPTKEPWALTPAMKTYEASENIKKMALPTAHDDSAMIQSLPVPINPTALTYKATKRTKELATAREKGVGESDLKENPFSISPNALKARPTARIKELAEPKEYENTHIRENPFAISPAALKAKASPRIIELAKPKGS; encoded by the exons atgcaTAAAGTTTCAAGGAGTTCCAAATGTTGTCCAACATTTGACCATCTGCCCGAAAATATAAGTTGTTTTCTACCGGACATATATAAGAGTTGGCATCGGTTAGTGGAACGCCACAAGCATATGTTTACGAAACGTAAACGTTTACTCAAAATCGCTCAACACAATCGGCCCATCAAAGGTCGTTTCATACCCCAATGTccatgtaaatataaaaaacccaTAGAGTTTGTTCGGGATGTGCGCATACGAACACGCACAGAGCAATTAGCTCTACCAGCAGTGCG AAAActacttttatttaaagaaacgGTTAAGGACTTGTTTGAACCTCTGCGCATATTGGGCATAAATCGCTTAATTCGTCTGAGCCTACTGTCTGTTTATAGTCGCCTGACTAACATACAACCGCCacagaaaaa AGTTCCAATACATAAATGGGATGAGGCTGAATGGAAAAAGCAcataaaatatctgaaaaaattggCGAAACCCAAAAAAGAGCCAAAGCAACCAAAATTg CCTGTCCAAAGGATGAAACTCGATAAGATGACCCGATTCAACGCACTTGCTCTACCCAAGACGCATGAAGAACCGACTAAAGAGCCTTGGGCACTAACACCAGCCATGAAGACTTATGAGGCATcggaaaatataaagaaaatggcacTACCAACAGCGCATGATGACTCCGCAATGATTCAAAGCTTGCCAGTACCTATTAACCCTACTGCTTTAACTTACAAAG CCACAAAACGCACCAAGGAGTTAGCTACAGCACGCGAGAAAGGAGTGGGAGAATCGGATCTAAAGGAGAATCCATTCTCTatatcgccgaatgcacttaaGGCACGTCCCACGGCACGCATCAAAGAGTTGGCTGAGCCAAAGGAGTACGAAAATACACATATACGTGAAAATCCATTCGCAATTTCTCCCGCCGCGCTTAAAGCCAAAGCATCGCCACGGATTATTGAACTGGCAAAACCCAAGGGCAGTTAA
- the LOC120770874 gene encoding fumarylacetoacetate hydrolase domain-containing protein 2 isoform X2, protein MRFVQFLRKNDNRRRLGVVSEDGTKLVELSGGACISNDMVSFISQGISMEEVQRKVEGLPSEDMSDAHILLPPVVNPQKIICIGLNYKDHCEEQNKPAPSEPIFFSKFNTALTGPTGDVIAHKITTKIDWEVELAVVIGKEARKVPKENAMDYVFGYTIAQDISARDWQKSRNGGQFLIGKSMDTFLPLGPAIVHKSLIKDVYDLNVRTVVNGVEKQNHFTGDMIFKIDDVIHRLTQSITLKPGDLILTGTPKGVGMYRNPPEYLKPGDVIETEIQCLGKMVNKVVADS, encoded by the exons ATGCGTTTCGTACAATTTTTGCGTAAGAATGATAACCGTAGACGGCTTGGAGTAGTGTCTGAGGATGGAACAAAGCTCGTAGAATTATCCGGTGGAGCTTGCATTTCCAACGATATGGTTTCATTTATCTCTCAAGGTATTTCAATGGAAGAGGTTCAACGCAAGGTAGAGGGTCTCCCAAGTGAAGACATGTCCGATGCGCACATTCTTTTACCACCTGTGGTGAATCCACAAAAGATCATTTGCATAGGATTGAATTATAAAGATCATTGCGAAGAGCAAAACAAACCTGCTCCCAGCGAGCCAATTTTTTTCAGCAAGTTTAACACAGCTTTGACAGGTCCAACTGGAGACGTTATCGCACATAAAATCACTACG aaaattgaTTGGGAAGTTGAATTAGCTGTGGTCATTGGAAAGGAAGCCAGAAAGGTGCCAAAGGAAAATGCGATGGACTATGTATTTGGATACACAATAGCTCAGGACATTTCTGCTAGAGATTGGCAAAAGTCACGCAATGGAGGACAATTCCTAATAGGAAAATCAATGGACACATTTCTTCCTTTAGGACCAGCAATTGTCCATAAAAGCCTTATCAAAGACGTATATGATCTAAATGTCCGCACAGTTGTCAATGGTGTCGAAAAGCAAAACCACTTCACTGGCGATatgattttcaaaattgatGACGTCATACATAGATTAACGCAGAGTATCACTCTGAAGCCAGGTGATCTTATTCTAACTGGTACACCAAAGGGTGTTGGCATGTACCGAAACCCACCAGAGTATTTGAAACCTGGTGATGTTATTGAAACTGAAATACAATGTTTGGGTAAAATGGTTAACAAAGTAGTCGCAGACTCTTGA
- the LOC120770874 gene encoding fumarylacetoacetate hydrolase domain-containing protein 2 isoform X1: MALRVALRLHKNCSKLVAGGNSPLQFIRLKCSSGSNIPKMRFVQFLRKNDNRRRLGVVSEDGTKLVELSGGACISNDMVSFISQGISMEEVQRKVEGLPSEDMSDAHILLPPVVNPQKIICIGLNYKDHCEEQNKPAPSEPIFFSKFNTALTGPTGDVIAHKITTKIDWEVELAVVIGKEARKVPKENAMDYVFGYTIAQDISARDWQKSRNGGQFLIGKSMDTFLPLGPAIVHKSLIKDVYDLNVRTVVNGVEKQNHFTGDMIFKIDDVIHRLTQSITLKPGDLILTGTPKGVGMYRNPPEYLKPGDVIETEIQCLGKMVNKVVADS; the protein is encoded by the exons ATGGCTTTAAGAGTcgctctacgtctgcataaaaATTGCTCTAAACTTGTAGCCGGTGGCAATTCTCCATTGCAATTCATTCGACTGAAGTGTTCAAG tGGATCTAATATTCCGAAAATGCGTTTCGTACAATTTTTGCGTAAGAATGATAACCGTAGACGGCTTGGAGTAGTGTCTGAGGATGGAACAAAGCTCGTAGAATTATCCGGTGGAGCTTGCATTTCCAACGATATGGTTTCATTTATCTCTCAAGGTATTTCAATGGAAGAGGTTCAACGCAAGGTAGAGGGTCTCCCAAGTGAAGACATGTCCGATGCGCACATTCTTTTACCACCTGTGGTGAATCCACAAAAGATCATTTGCATAGGATTGAATTATAAAGATCATTGCGAAGAGCAAAACAAACCTGCTCCCAGCGAGCCAATTTTTTTCAGCAAGTTTAACACAGCTTTGACAGGTCCAACTGGAGACGTTATCGCACATAAAATCACTACG aaaattgaTTGGGAAGTTGAATTAGCTGTGGTCATTGGAAAGGAAGCCAGAAAGGTGCCAAAGGAAAATGCGATGGACTATGTATTTGGATACACAATAGCTCAGGACATTTCTGCTAGAGATTGGCAAAAGTCACGCAATGGAGGACAATTCCTAATAGGAAAATCAATGGACACATTTCTTCCTTTAGGACCAGCAATTGTCCATAAAAGCCTTATCAAAGACGTATATGATCTAAATGTCCGCACAGTTGTCAATGGTGTCGAAAAGCAAAACCACTTCACTGGCGATatgattttcaaaattgatGACGTCATACATAGATTAACGCAGAGTATCACTCTGAAGCCAGGTGATCTTATTCTAACTGGTACACCAAAGGGTGTTGGCATGTACCGAAACCCACCAGAGTATTTGAAACCTGGTGATGTTATTGAAACTGAAATACAATGTTTGGGTAAAATGGTTAACAAAGTAGTCGCAGACTCTTGA
- the LOC120769037 gene encoding kanadaptin isoform X2, protein MRFFSIAPKSNIYHLIRRKIILVQIHQRVFIRMRVGHMLRLGASTRSYILQGPEEDAEPESDLTVTELREQQKQKQAAAEADAIRKAAEAEERERNEGINWGMGEDADEETDLSHNPFASTNNEELFLDDPKKTLRGYFEREGLQLEYKCDEMSAGSFVCRVELPLDDAYGRPIIAEVVHKGRKKECVVQCALEACRILDRHGVLRQSNQEPLKRKVKSQADSDDDDFLDRTGDIERKKLRKSNPTTNVALTYEDLLKKDSEIVMELQRVADDIARYQETQRRLKASQSNNSEDLDHFMENLTDDVSNLDKTEIRRLRLEQQRLNVEKQKVQRLIKLAKPIDFHLNKPSETPTADSSTKRQLPMIGKRNQFSKFKIAKMVTTNKSEKANHTNLASDEEEVEEDNEISLPTNNGVAKSSSIETAASKEGQESKQEAVETEIIEASQSSECTKKLYGPAVIPITKGDKEDDVPAEMPTKPIDTKSSSAECTHTEDATEAEITRKKRRQRQRQRQKRQEIDMEELEEHESNEKYAKWVPPPNQSGDGYTELNDKYGY, encoded by the exons ATGCGATTCTTCAGTATCGCCCCAAAAAGCAACATTTACCATCTGATTCGGAGGAAGATAATACTAGTGCAGATCCACCAGAGG GTTTTCATACGCATGCGTGTTGGTCATATGTTACGTTTGGGTGCCAGCACAAGATCTTATATTTTACAAGGCCCGGAAGAAGATGCGGAACCAGAGTCAGATTTAACTGTAACAGAATTAcgtgaacaacaaaaacaaaaacaagctgcCGCTGAAGCTGATGCGATTCGGAAAGCGGCGGAAGCAGAAGAGCGGGAACGAAATGAGGGAATCAATTGGGGTATGGGAGAAGATGCAGATGAGGAAACTGACTTATCACATAATCCATTTGCAAGCACAAACAATGAAGAATTATTTCTCGATGATCCTAAGAAAACTCTTCGGGGCTATTTTGAACGTGAAGGGCTGCAATTAGAATATAAGTGCGATGAAATGTCTGCCGGATCGTTTGTTTGTCGCGTAGAATTACCACTGGATGATGCATATGGCCGCCCCATCATAGCTGAGGTTGTGCATAAAGGTCGCAAAAAGGAGTGTGTTGTGCAATGTGCTTTGGAAGCTTGCCGGATTCTGGACCGACACGGTGTTCTACGTCAATCAAATCAAG AACCTTTAAAGAGAAAAGTGAAATCACAAGCAGATTCTGACGATGACGATTTTCTTGACAGAACAGGTGATATTGAACGGAAAAAGTTGCGAAAATCAAATCCTACAACTAATGTCGCCTTAACATACGAAGATTTG ctaAAGAAGGATTCTGAAATAGTAATGGAACTACAACGAGTTGCCGATGATATAGCGCGTTATCAAGAAACACAACGACGTCTAAAGGCTTCTCAGTCGAATAACAGCGAAGATCTCGATCACTTTATGGAAAACTTAACCGATGACGTATCTAACCTGGATAAGACCGAAATACGAAGATTACGG TTGGAACAACAACGGCTTAATGTCGAAAAGCAAAAAGTGCAAAGATTAATAAAATTAGCTAAACCAATAGATTTCCATTTAAATAAGCCCAGCGAAACGCCGACGGCTGACTCAAGTACGAAGAGACAGCTGCCCATGATTGGAAAACGCAATCAGTTTAGTAAATTTAAGATTGCCAAGATGGTTACAACTAATAAGAGCGAAAAAGCCAATCACACAAATTTGGCTTCTGATGAAGAAGAAGTAGAGGAGGATAATGAAATCAGTTTACCAACAAATAATGGCGTAGCTAAATCTTCTTCGATAGAAACAGCTGCTTCTAAAGAAGGACAGGAAAGTAAACAAGAAGCTGTGGAAACGGAAATTATTGAAGCATCGCAATCATCAGAATGTACTAAAAAGCTCTACGGCCCCGCAGTCATCCCTATAACCAAAGGTGATAAGGAAGATGATGTGCCAGCTGAAATGCCTACGAAACCAATTGATACaaaatcatcttcagcagaATGCACCCATACAGAAGATGCTACAGAAGCGGAAATTACTAGAAAAAAGCGAAGACAGCGTCAAAGACAACGTCAAAAGCGACAAGAAATTGATATGGAAGAGCTCGAGGAGCACGAATCCAACGAGAAGTATGCCAAGTGGGTGCCGCCACCTAATCAAAGTGGTGATGGCTATACAGAATTGAATGACAAGTATGGATATTag
- the LOC120769052 gene encoding isocitrate dehydrogenase [NAD] subunit beta, mitochondrial codes for MALLARTFGRTLMQATAVRSIHTTSAVNQDSGALGGSRVTCTLIPGDGVGPELVYALQEVFKATNAPVDFENYFLSEVNPILSAKLEDVVASIQKNKVCIKGILATPDYSVAGELETLNMKLRRQLDLYANVVHVRSLPNVKTRHQSIDTVIIREQTEGEYSALEHESVPGIVECLKIITSKKSMRIAKFAFDYATKNNRKKVTAVHKANIMKLGDGLFLKSCEQMAKLYPRIQFEKMIVDNTTMQMVQRPNQFDVMVTPNLYGNILDNIGSGLVGGAGVVAGASYSAETVVFEPGARHTFAEAVGKNVANPTAMLLCGAKMLRHVNLPTYSEMITNAVNKVLKDGKVRTKDLGGQSTTQDYTRAVIANIH; via the exons atgGCATTGTTAGCAAGAACCTTTGGTCGCACGCTGATGCAG gcgACAGCTGTCCGCTCCATTCATACAACTTCAGCGGTTAACCAA GACTCTGGTGCTCTTGGCGGTAGCCGTGTGACATGCACATTGATTCCAGGCGATGGTGTCGGTCCGGAATTGGTCTATGCATTGCAGGAAGTCTTCAAG gCAACCAATGCACCAGTAGACTTCGAAAACTACTTTTTATCCGAGGTTAATCCAATTTTGAGTGCCAAATTGGAAGATGTGGTGGCTTCAATTCAGAAGAATAAAGTTTGTATTAAG GGTATTTTGGCCACTCCAGATTACAGCGTTGCTGGTGAACTTGAAACTTTGAATATGAAATTGCGTAGACAGTTGGATCTGTACGCCAACGTCGTGCACGTGCGCAGTTTACCCAATGTAAAAACCCGCCATCAGAGCATTGATACCGTTATTATCCGTGAGCAAACTGAAGGTGAATATTCGGCGCTTGAGCATGAATCTGTTCCCGGTATTGTtgagtgcttgaaaatcatcaccTCAAAGAAGTCCATGCGCATTGCCAAGTTCGCCTTCGACTATGCTACTAAGAATAACCGCAAGAAGGTTACTGCTGTGCACAAAGCCAACATTATGAAGTTGGGAGATGGTCTCTTCCTTAAATCTTGCGAGCAAATGGCAAAGCTGTACCCACGTATTCAATTTGAGAAAATGATTGTTGACAACACAACTATGCAAATGGTTCAACGACCAAACCAG tttGACGTTATGGTTACACCCAATCTCTATGGTAACATTCTCGACAATATCGGTTCTGGTCTTGTTGGTGGTGCCGGTGTCGTTGCTGGTGCCTCATATTCTGCAGAAACTGTCGTCTTTGAACCG GGTGCAAGACACACTTTCGCCGAAGCTGTGGGCAAAAATGTTGCCAACCCAACTGCTATGCTTCTCTGTGGCGCGAAAATGTTGCGTCACGTCAATTTGCCAACATACAGCGAAATGATAACTAACGCTGTTAACAAAGTTCTAAAAGATGGCAAGGTACGGACCAAGGATTTGGGCGGCCAGTCGACAACACAAGACTATACACGTGCTGTCATAGCCAACATTCACTAA